One Cucumis sativus cultivar 9930 chromosome 1, Cucumber_9930_V3, whole genome shotgun sequence DNA segment encodes these proteins:
- the LOC101205832 gene encoding AFG1-like ATPase → MRGVNRYARHLRSAFSQKTCNRTDVLRRVQRQRQLIHTNSESLFIVKPDRNRFINLRTLSLDAAKLSNGDYNVAGPLVEYERRIAAGDLVDGDSCQVGTLRELQRLYDELVNSAEACRLDRYAVSEKSGRSRWLWSRFIPQSSYSPVKGLYLYGGVGTGKTMLMDLFFDQLPSNWRKKRIHFHDFMLNVHSRLQRHKGVADPLEVVAGEISDEAILLCLDEFMVTDVADALILNRLFGHLFSNGVILVATSNRAPDKLYEGGLQRDLFLPFISTLKERCVTHEIGSATDYRKLTSAEQGFYFVGKDSSIFLKQKFQQLIGKSIPGPQEVEVVMGRVLQVPLGANGCAYFPFEELCDKPLGAADYFGLFKKFHTLALDGVPIFGLHNRTAAYRFVTLVDVMYENKARLLCTAEGSPQELLEKIVTISDAQQIAPRTSTRSRKNDVSDLCVDNELGFAKDRTISRLTEINSKEYLEQHAELVAEKRNWQNGDDQDASQP, encoded by the exons ATGAGAGGCGTTAATCGGTATGCTCGTCACCTCCGATCAGctttttctcaaaaaacaTGCAATCGTACGGATGTTCTTCGACGAGTGCAAAGGCAAAGGCAGCTGATTCATACCAACTCCGAGTCTCTTTTTATTGTCAAACCAGATAGAAACAGATTTATAAACTTAAGAACTCTGTCATTAGACGCAGCTAAACTTTCTAATGGAG ATTATAACGTGGCAGGGCCACTTGTTGAGTATGAACGTAGAATTGCTGCTGGTGATCTCGTGGATGGTGATAGCTGTCAG GTAGGCACCCTGAGGGAACTTCAGAGACTCTATGACGAACTTGTTAATTCAGCTGAAGCATGCCGGTTGGATCGATATGCAGTATCAGAAAAATCAGGAAG GAGTAGATGGTTGTGGTCTCGCTTCATTCCTCAGTCATCATACTCTCCAGTTAAAGGCCTATATCTCTATGGAGGAGTAGGCACTGGAAAAACTATGTTGATGGACTTATTTTTCGATCAGTT ACCCAGCAATTGGAGGAAAAAGAGGATTCATTTTCATGACTTCATGTTGAACGTTCATAGTCGTTTGCAG CGGCACAAGGGTGTTGCTGATCCACTTGAAGTTGTCGCAGGAGAGATTTCAGATGAGGCAATTTTATTATGCCTGGATGAATTTATG GTGACAGATGTGGCTGATGCATTGATACTAAATCGTTTATTTGGACATCTCTTTAGCAATGGCGTT ATCCTGGTTGCAACATCAAATCGTGCTCCCGATAAACTCTATGAAGGTGGATTACAGAGAGATCTTTTCCTGCCCTTCATTTCCACATTGAAG GAAAGGTGTGTGACTCATGAAATCGGTTCAGCAACTGACTATCGGAAACTGACTTCG GCAGAGCAAGGGTTCTACTTTGTTGGAAAGGACTCATCTATCTTTCTTAAGCAAAAGTTCCAACAATTGATCGGTAAAAGTATACCTGGTCCACAAGAGGTGGAGGTAGTGATGGGCAGGGTTCTGCAA GTTCCATTGGGAGCTAATGGATGCGCGTATTTCCCTTTTGAGGAACTCTGTGACAAGCCTCTAGGAGCTGCAGATTACTTCGGGCTGTTTA AAAAATTCCATACTCTGGCATTGGATGGTGTCCCAATATTTGGACTCCACAACAGAACAGCAGCATATCGTTTTGTCACTTTGGTTGAT GTAATGTATGAAAATAAAGCAAGACTATTATGTACAGCTGAAGGAAGTCCTCAGGAACTTCTCGAAAAGATTGTGACCATCTCTGATGCTCAACAAATTGCACCTAGAACGTCCACACGATCGAGGAAGAATGACGTTTCCGATCTCTGTGTGGACAACGAGTTGGGTTTCGCCAAAGACCGTACAATTAGTAG ATTAACAGAAATAAACAGCAAAGAATACCTGGAACAACATGCTGAACTCGTAGCAGAGAAACGAAACTGGCAAAACGGCGATGATCAGGATGCTTCACAACCATAA
- the LOC101205597 gene encoding cinnamoyl-CoA reductase-like SNL6, producing the protein MDHSKPTLCVLDASSYVGFWVTKGLLNKGYPVHAAVQNTGKPEIEKTIREMGEVENGLAVFSVDIMDYQSILVALKGCSGLFCCMDTHHVYDEKMVDLEVRGTINVVEACAQTDSVEKIVFTSSLTAAVWRENILSEKDVDERCWSDKEFCRKMKLWYPLAKTLSEQAAWALAMDRRLKMVSINAGLVLGPAVAEENSGSTISYLKGAAQMYENGVLAVVDVKFLVDVHIRAMEDSSTGGRYFCFDQIVNSEEETVKLANILRPLISIPQRYEVQGREAFAERLRTRKLHKLIEGTA; encoded by the exons ATGGATCATTCAAAGCCAACTCTTTGCGTTCTTGACGCTTCCTCTTACGTCGGATTTTGGGTCACCAAAGGATTGCTAAACAAAGGATACCCAGTTCATGCAGCCGTCCAGAACACTG GAAAGCCTGAGATTGAAAAGACTATTAGAGAGATGGGTGAAGTGGAGAATGGGCTGGCGGTTTTTTCTGTAGATATCATGGATTATCAGAGTATTCTTGTTGCTTTGAAAGGGTGTTCTGGTTTGTTCTGTTGTATGGACACCCACCATGTGTATGAT gaaAAAATGGTGGATTTGGAGGTTAGAGGAACAATTAATGTCGTCGAGGCTTGTGCTCAGACAGATAGTGTTGAAAAGATTGTCTTCACATCCTCCTTAACTGCTGCTGTGTGGAGAGAGAATATCCTCTCTGAGAAAGATGTGGATGAAAGATGTTGGAGTGATAAAGAATTTTGCAGGAAAATGAAG TTGTGGTATCCTTTAGCAAAGACACTTTCTGAGCAAGCAGCGTGGGCTCTTGCAATGGACCGAAGGCTAAAAATGGTATCAATTAACGCAGGACTTGTTCTTGGACCTGCTGTTGCAGAAGAGAACTCAGGCTCAACAATCTCATATCTTAAAG GAGCTGCTCAGATGTATGAAAATGGGGTTCTAGCTGTGGTTGATGTGAAGTTTTTGGTGGATGTTCATATTCGAGCAATGGAAGATTCGTCGACGGGTGGTAGATATTTCTGCTTCGATCAAATAGTGAATAGTGAGGAAGAAACTGTTAAACTTGCGAATATATTGAGGCCATTGATATCTATCCCACAAAG GTACGAAGTTCAAGGAAGGGAAGCTTTTGCTGAGAGACTCAGAACTAGGAAATTGCACAAACTCATCGAAGGCACTGCTTAA
- the LOC101204631 gene encoding 5'-nucleotidase domain-containing protein DDB_G0275467, translating into MASFHKFRALPFSINSFSRLYSTNFASAAPHGFSRGFRTHTLLSSIQQESLKFEDYTTGAEVEHDCEEIQKIRHEFDAAKLSFLKIPQALRAMPKLNPEGIYVNKNLSLDNIQVYGFDYDYTLAHYSANLQSLIYDLAKEHLVNELRYPESCMKFKYDPTFPIRGLYYDKLKGCLLKLDFFGSIEPDGCYFGRRKLSPKEIKEIYGTRHIGRDQARGLVGLMDFFCFSEACLIADVVQHFVDAKLEFDACYVYQDVNRAIQYVHRSGLAHNEIIADPHAYLVNNGRLLRLLTMLKEKGKKLFLLTNSPYYFVDGGMRYMLEASMGFKDSWREIFDVVIAKANKPEFYTSEHPFRCYDTEKDTLTFTKVDAFLPNKIYYHGCLKSFLQITKWNGPEVIYFGDHLFSDLRGPSKAGWRTAAIIYELENEIRIQNEDSYRFEQAKFHIVQELLGKLHAIVGNSRRSDVYKSLLQELGQERQNSRDTMKKMFNSSFGATFLTDTGQESAFAYHIHQYADVYTSKADNFLYHPPEAWLHVPFDIKIMPHHVKVPSSLFRNQ; encoded by the exons ATGGCCTCTTTTCACAAGTTTCGTGCTCTTCCTTTTTCCATTAACTCATTTTCCCGGCTCTATTCAACCAACTTTGCCTCTGCAGCTCCACATG GGTTTAGCAGAGGTTTTAGAACCCATACCCTACTTTCATCTATCCAACAAGAATCCTTGAAATTCGAGGACTACACTACGGGAGCTGAGGTGGAACATGATTGTGAGGAAATTCAAAAGATCCGTCACGAATTTGACGCTGCTAAACTTAGCTTCCTCAAGATTCCTCAGGCGCTCAGGGCAATGCCGAAATTGAATCCTGAAG GCATCTATGTGAATAAAAATTTGAGCTTAGACAACATTCAGGTGTATGGTTTTGACTACGATTACACTCTTGCGCACTACTCGGCCAATTTACAGAGCTTGATTTATGATCTTGCCAAAGAACATTTGGTTAATGAG TTGAGATATCCTGAATCTTGCATGAAGTTCAAGTACGATCCTACCTTCCCCATTAGAGGCCTTTACTATGATAAACTTAAAGGTTGCCTCTTGAAGTTAGATTTTTTTGGTTCTATTGAGCCGGATGGTTGCTACTTTGGTCGACGGAAG TTGAGCCCgaaagaaatcaaagagaTATATGGCACACGGCATATTGGGCGTGACCAAGCTCGTGGGCTTGTTGGCCTGATGGATTTCTTTTGCTTCAGTGAG GCATGCCTTATTGCGGATGTTGTGCAACATTTCGTGGATGCAAAGCTGGAATTTGATGCTTGCTATGTCTATCAAGATGTGAACCGAGCAATTCAGTATGTTCATCGAAGTGGCCTAGCTCATAATGAAATAATAGCTGACCCACATGCCTACCTTGTCAACAAT GGGCGATTATTGCGTTTACTCACAATGCTGAAGGAGAAGGGGAAGAAACTGTTTTTACTGACCAACTCTCCATATTACTTTGTGGATGGTGGAATGCGTTATATGTTGGAG GCTTCTATGGGTTTCAAGGATTCTTGGAGAGAAATCTTTGATGTTGTGATAGCTAAGGCTAATAAGCCAGAATTTTACACATCTGAGCATCCATTTCG TTGTTATGACACAGAAAAGGACACTTTGACTTTTACAAAGGTGGATGCATTCcttccaaataaaatttattaccaTGGATGCCTGAAGTCTTTCCTTCAGATTACCAAGTGGAATGGTCCTGAG GTTATATACTTTGGGGATCACCTTTTTAGCGATCTGAGAGGCCCTTCAAAAGCTGGTTGGCGCACTGCTGCTATCATCTATGAATTGGAG AATGAAATACGTATACAAAATGAGGATTCCTACCGTTTTGAACAG GCAAAATTCCATATAGTCCAAGAACTTCTCGGTAAATTGCATGCCATCGTGGGGAATAGTCGGAGAAGTGATGTATATAAATCTTTGTTGCAAGAACTGGGCCAGGAGAGGCAGAATTCACGAGATACAATGAAGAAAATGTTTAATAGCTCATTTGGTGCAACCTTTCTCACGGATACTGGCCAAGAATCTGCCTTCGCATATCACATCCATCAATATGCAGATGTTTATACCAGCAAGGcagataattttttataccATCCACCTGAGGCATGGCTTCACGTACCCTTTGATATCAAGATCATGCCACATCATGTGAAG GTCCCTTCAAGTCTTTTCAGAAACCAATAG
- the LOC101217921 gene encoding UDP-glucuronate 4-epimerase 1 yields MPTLDEELFPSTPGKFKIEQRSYGINRQFYRFFASTSTMFLWALFLIALTVSYLSFQSFVDSGTRYLSASWGGLQWEKQVRTSAEITRSGGMSVLVTGASGFVGTHVSLALKRRGDGVVGLDNFNNYYDPSLKKARKALVNRHGVFVIEGDINDARLLDKLFDIVAFTHVMHLAAQAGVRYAMENPHSYVHSNIAGLVTLLEACKSANPQPSIVWASSSSVYGLNEKVPFSELDRTDQPASLYAATKKAGEEITHTYNHIYGLSITGLRFFTVYGPWGRPDMAYFSFTRNILQGKPITVYRGKNEVDLARDFTYIDDIVKGCLGSLDTSGKSTGSGGKKKGSAPYRIFNLGNTSPVTVPALVNILEEHLKTEAKKNIVDMPGNGDVPFTHANISSARIEFGYKPTTDLRTGLKKFVRWYLSYYGYEHGTPVN; encoded by the coding sequence ATGCCAACATTGGATGAAGAACTCTTCCCTTCCACCCCTGGTAAATTCAAAATCGAACAAAGAAGCTATGGGATCAACCGTCAATTCTACCGTTTCTTCGCTTCAACCAGCACCATGTTCTTATGGGCTCTTTTCTTAATCGCTCTCACCGTCTCCTATCTCAGCTTCCAAAGCTTCGTCGATTCCGGTACCCGCTATCTCTCCGCCTCTTGGGGCGGTCTCCAATGGGAGAAACAAGTCCGTACATCCGCCGAGATCACCCGTTCCGGTGGTATGTCTGTACTCGTCACCGGTGCTTCCGGTTTCGTTGGGACCCACGTTTCTTTAGCACTCAAACGTCGTGGTGATGGCGTTGTTGGACTtgataatttcaataattactACGATCCTTCCCTTAAAAAAGCTCGTAAGGCGCTTGTTAACCGCCATGGTGTCTTCGTCATTGAAGGCGATATCAACGATGCCCGATTACTCGATAAGCTTTTCGACATTGTCGCTTTTACTCACGTCATGCATTTAGCTGCCCAAGCTGGTGTCAGGTACGCAATGGAGAATCCTCATTCTTATGTTCATAGCAACATTGCAGGTCTCGTTACTCTTCTCGAGGCTTGTAAATCGGCCAACCCTCAACCTTCTATTGTTTGGGCTTCCTCAAGCTCTGTTTATGGTCTCAACGAGAAAGTCCCTTTCTCCGAATTGGATCGTACTGACCAACCCGCGAGTCTCTACGCTGCTACTAAAAAAGCCGGCGAGGAAATTACTCATACTTATAATCACATCTATGGATTGTCTATTACTGGTTTAAGATTCTTTACTGTTTATGGCCCATGGGGAAGACCGGACATGGCATATTTTTCGTTTACCAGGAATATTCTTCAGGGCAAGCCGATTACAGTTTATCGAGGGAAGAATGAGGTGGATTTGGCTAGGGATTTTACTTACATTGATGATATTGTGAAAGGGTGTTTGGGATCGCTTGATACATCGGGAAAAAGTACCGGATCAGgtgggaaaaagaaagggtCAGCACCGTATCGAATCTTCAATTTGGGGAATACGTCGCCGGTGACAGTGCCGGCGCTGGTGAATATTCTAGAGGAGCATTTGAAAACGGAGGCGAAGAAGAACATTGTGGATATGCCCGGAAACGGCGACGTTCCGTTCACGCATGCGAATATAAGTTCAGCCCGGATTGAATTCGGGTATAAACCGACGACCGATTTGCGAACCGGGTTGAAGAAATTCGTTCGATGGTATTTATCTTACTACGGCTACGAACACGGGACGCCTGTAAATTAA
- the LOC101205361 gene encoding glycine-rich cell wall structural protein 2 — translation MGSLKSLVLAALLVSSLFVVSSQSRVARKDLGLDLGGVGIGVGAGVGIGLGGSGSGAGSGSGSGSGSSSSSSSSSSSSSSSSGSGSDSGSEAGSYAGSRAGSGSGGRGGEGSGYGGGYGSGYGGGHGK, via the coding sequence ATGGGTAGTTTGAAATCCTTGGTTCTCGCTGCTCTTCTTGTTTCCTCTCTCTTCGTTGTGTCCTCCCAAAGTCGTGTGGCTAGGAAAGATTTGGGCCTTGACCTAGGTGGGGTGGGCATTGGGGTTGGAGCTGGAGTTGGCATTGGACTTGGTGGGAGTGGTTCCGGCGCAGGATCTGGATCTGGCTCGGGCTCTGGATCGAGTTCAAGTTCTAGTTCTAGCTCTAGCTCtagctcttcttcttctgggTCAGGTTCCGACTCTGGATCTGAAGCAGGCTCGTATGCAGGGTCTCGAGCAGGTTCTGGATCGGGTGGTCGGGGAGGTGAAGGGTCAGGTTATGGTGGAGGATATGGATCCGGTTATGGAGGAGGGCATGGAAAATAa
- the LOC101205117 gene encoding glycine-rich protein DOT1 yields the protein MASIKAIAVLCLVLCMSVIESEAGRVARKDLGLDLGGLGVGLGLGLGLGLGGGSGSGAGAGSGSGSGSGSYSSSSSHSSSSSYGGSGAGSEAGSYAGSYAGSRAGSGSGSRNGASGGEGHGYGEGHGYGEGGNN from the coding sequence ATGGCCTCTATCAAAGCTATTGCTGTTCTCTGTTTAGTACTATGTATGTCAGTGATTGAATCAGAAGCAGGGCGTGTGGCCAGGAAGGACCTGGGCCTTGATCTTGGTGGCTTGGGAGTTGGTCTCGGCCTTGGTTTGGGGTTGGGCTTAGGCGGTGGAAGTGGGTCGGGTGCTGGAGCCGGGTCTGGATCCGGATCCGGGTCTGGGTCCTATTCGTCCTCATCCTCACATTCATCAAGCTCTAGCTATGGAGGGTCCGGTGCAGGCTCTGAGGCCGGTTCATATGCTGGGTCTTACGCAGGGTCACGTGCTGGGTCAGGTTCCGGCAGCAGAAACGGCGCCAGCGGTGGAGAGGGTCATGGCTATGGCGAGGGACATGGTTATGGTGAAGGAGGTAACAACtga